One genomic window of Nicotiana sylvestris chromosome 10, ASM39365v2, whole genome shotgun sequence includes the following:
- the LOC104220143 gene encoding chaperone protein dnaJ 49, producing MDSNKDEALKCIGIAKDAIASGNKQRALKFIRIARRLNSNLSVEDLLSACENLESSTAGSSSEVRNVENVNNVTSRVKSDDVSDGERNYTEEHVQLIRQIKTKKDYYAILGLEKGSSVEEIRKAYRKLSLKVHPDKNKAPGSEEAFKKVSKAFKCLSDDDSRRQYDQTGLAEEFEYNQQHNVRRRRRTGHSYYDDDFDPDEIFRAFFGRSDMFRTSHVYRTRTNAAPQREDLGSTGPNLLLLLQLLPFLLIILLAYLPFSEPEYSLQKNYQYQFRKITEEHGVEYFVKSPEFDQKYPLDSPARENIEDHVIRDYKNMLGRYCHIELQRRQWNRKYPTPHCDRLQTFGVA from the coding sequence ATGGATAGTAACAAGGATGAGGCTTTAAAATGCATTGGTATTGCGAAGGATGCAATTGCATCTGGCAATAAGCAGAGAGCGCTCAAGTTTATTAGAATTGCACGGCGCCTTAACAGTAATTTATCTGTAGAAGATCTTTTGTCTGCTTGTGAAAATCTGGAGTCGTCAACTGCTGGGTCCTCAAGTGAGGTTAGAAATGTTGAAAATGTGAATAATGTCACGAGTCGTGTCAAGTCTGATGATGTATCTGACGGGGAGAGGAACTATACAGAAGAACACGTGCAGTTGATTAGGCAAATTAAGACTAAGAAGGActattatgctattcttggtCTAGAGAAGGGTAGTTCAGTTGAGGAGATCCGGAAAGCATACAGAAAACTGTCATTGAAAGTTCATCCTGACAAAAATAAGGCTCCGGGCTCTGAAGAGGCGTTTAAGAAAGTCTCTAAGGCATTTAAGTGTTTGAGTGATGATGATTCGAGGAGGCAGTATGACCAGACTGGTTTGGCTGAGGAATTTGAGTATAATCAGCAGCATAATGTTAGACGCAGGAGGAGAACTGGGCACAGCTATTATGATGATGATTTTGATCCTGACGAGATTTTCAGGGCATTTTTTGGTCGTTCTGATATGTTTAGGACATCTCATGTTTACAGGACAAGAACAAATGCTGCTCCACAGAGAGAGGATTTAGGTTCCACTGGGCCTAACTTGCTTCTCCTCCTTCAGTTATTACCATTTTTGCTTATCATCTTACTTGCTTATCTTCCTTTCTCGGAGCCTGAGTATTCTTTGCAGAAGAACTACCAATATCAGTTTAGGAAGATTACAGAAGAACATGGAGTAGAATATTTTGTTAAATCGCCTGAATTTGATCAGAAATATCCTCTTGATAGTCCTGCTCGAGAAAACATTGAAGACCATGTTATCAGGGATTACAAAAATATGCTTGGTCGTTACTGTCATATAGAACTCCAAAGGCGACAATGGAACAGGAAGTACCCAACTCCTCACTGTGACAGGCTTCAAACGTTTGGAGTAGCATGA